In a genomic window of Nostoc sp. UHCC 0870:
- a CDS encoding chorismate--pyruvate lyase family protein, with protein sequence MMNGKTAFLTPIPQKNLSISPQRSYIEPSLLSTFQRILLTTNGTITDMIEAYAGEQIKLVKLSEEIISLKHDIPEMQLKQGDEVVERKILLRGSISQRNYVYADSLLVLNRLEESVKEELLNTKKPIGKVWVEQKIAIFKENVDSGRESANDLANYFNIKPQENLIFRTYCVISNKKYTMMITEKFPESYFQKVV encoded by the coding sequence ATGATGAATGGTAAAACGGCTTTTTTAACTCCTATTCCCCAAAAAAATCTATCAATATCTCCACAACGTAGTTATATTGAGCCATCATTATTGAGTACATTTCAACGAATTTTATTAACTACAAATGGCACAATTACGGACATGATTGAAGCCTATGCAGGAGAGCAAATTAAACTAGTTAAACTGTCTGAAGAAATTATTAGCTTAAAGCATGATATCCCAGAGATGCAATTAAAACAAGGTGATGAAGTAGTTGAACGAAAAATTTTATTACGCGGTAGCATCAGTCAGAGAAATTATGTTTATGCCGATTCTCTACTGGTTCTCAATAGATTGGAAGAAAGTGTAAAAGAGGAGTTATTAAATACCAAAAAGCCCATTGGTAAGGTCTGGGTTGAGCAAAAAATTGCCATCTTTAAGGAAAATGTTGATTCAGGTAGAGAATCAGCTAATGACTTGGCTAATTATTTTAATATTAAGCCTCAAGAAAATCTCATATTTCGGACTTACTGTGTAATATCCAATAAGAAATACACCATGATGATTACAGAAAAGTTTCCTGAGAGTTATTTTCAGAAAGTTGTTTAA